From the genome of Phlebotomus papatasi isolate M1 chromosome 2, Ppap_2.1, whole genome shotgun sequence:
ACTGCTTCCGGATTGGCTGTAGCTGATGCAGGAATTCCAATGTTTGATGTTCTCACAGCCACAAATGTTGGAATCCTTGAAGATAAAATTCTCATGGATCCAACGCGACAAGAGGAGGAATTGAGTCTGTCAACATGCTGTCCAGGAGAACATGGGATCATCACACTTGCCAGAATGGCAACGCATGAGCAAATCTCTGAGATCTGGCAAacaggaaatctcaaaatgaaGACTCTCCAGGAAGCAATAGATCACCTTGTTCAAGCTAACAAAACCGTCGTTCCCATTATTCAGCAAAATCTGATTGAGCGTGTAAacaaatttattgaagaaaaatcatcTGACAATCCCTTATCCTAATCTTCGTGTTTATCTGGCTCAGGAACTGAGCCGCAAGGTTGCAGCATCCTCTCCATAAGATTGAACCTCACTCGCGCCTTTGATTCATTTTCTGCGATAGCAAAGTAGCTAAGAAGATCGTAGTGACCCATATAGCTGGCCAGGGAGTCTcctgaaagcaaaaaaaaaaaacaaaaattattttaagcagGCTAGGACTTCCGGCATGTAACTTACTGTGTTGATTTGTGAGCCACTCGTATTTTGTGGTATCACTGTGACCTGTACCAATGTATTTGCTTTGGAGATGCTCCAATTGACTGTGTATGTTGTATCTATCCCCCATTTCTGGCCAGTTTTCCAGGAAATCTTTTGTTTacgtttgtttctttttttgggaCAAAAACCTTTTGTCCCAAAACAAGTTTTGCAAACCGGTCGCGCACTGaatattttttaggttagaaaaGATTCCTACGAAGCGAATAGGCGTAAAACTAGCAGAAAAATCCACGATTTGTCTGGTTTCTTCCGTGGAGATTCAAAGAAAAACAGCTTCCGGTCTTgcttcttttctttaattttttgtagGGGCCgaaacaagcgaaaaattccaaggaattttttgcttgttattcctattccgctttcttttgcaatggggagAGAGGGCTTGAAGTCTCATATggagtgaggttatgtttactaACAGTGTGCTTTTGGGGCTCCAGATAAAGTGTTtcaaaaatgtataatttcACTAATATTCGcgcatttttcattagaattttaCCTACTACATTGTCAAGAATCAATCttgcgcaaaattttgttattcgGAATTCATCTTCACAGTCAAATCTGGCAAATATTGCTAACAAGATACAAAATGATCCGGAAAGGGAGAGGAAGCTTAAAGTACTGATGTTGGAGGTGGATGTGTTCCGACAGGAGGGAAGAAAAGCCCCAGACCCAGAAAAACTCACCAGTGACCACTGGAATCATTTACTAACTCTCAAAACGAGATCTTCACGGCAAAAGTTCTACTCATACCTCTGGCAGATTGAGAAGAAGAAAGAGAATGCAAGGCGGAAGCGTGAAGAAGAAAAAGCAGAAATAGCAGAAAAAAGGACTGAGAAGATGAAGCTTGTTGCTGAACAGGAGCACATTGTGTATGGCTTGAATTTTACATCAATGTTCATGAGAATATACGACAGTACAATTAATATGTGGATGAATAATCGCTTGACCAGAGCAATGCAGTTTGCTCCGAAGATCGTGATTGATTGTTCATACGAGGAGCATATGAACAGGGCTGAGGCTTCAAATTGTGCCAAGCAATTGATGCTGACATTTGCAGAAAATAGACAGGCGAATGATCCCTTTGACCTTCATTTCTGCAGCGTCAATTTTGAAGCCTGTGGAGCTCGTTTGTTCCAGAAATTAATCCCACGATTGTTGGACGCTGATTTTCCCATAAATGTCCACAAACAGAGTCACTTGGATCTCTTCCCAAAAGAGAGACTCGTTTACTTAACCCCACATTGTCGCAATGAGATGACTTCATACGATCCCGACGATATCTACATAATTGGAGCGATGGTGGACAAGAGAAATACTGATCCCCTCTCTCTGGCTAAAGCAAAGCGTCAGAAATTGCGAATGGCCAAATTGCCCCTAGACAAATACCTTCAATGGGGTTCAGGATCTGGAAAATCCCTCACCATCAATCAAATGATCAGCATTCTCCTAGTTCTCAAAGGCACCTCTAACTGGGAAGAGGCTCTAAAAATTGTTCCCAGGCGGAAGATTGAAGCAATCGAATCGAATGAGGAGTGGATAGAAAAGCGTCTTCGAAGTCTCAAATATTCACCAAGATcgtgaaagaaaaagaaattttgccattcaacaCAATTTTATTGGCCTCAATTCCTCCTGCGACGCACCCTGGATATTCGCCAGGCATTTGGTTCCTCGTACTTGTTGTAGAGTGGCTCCAGGCGCTGGTTCTTCTTGAACTTACTGAGCTTAGTGGGATCGGAGAAGCGAAAGAAGGATGGAGCAAATTCTACCAACCATTTGGGATCTATAGTCGTCACTTCACGCATATACTCCTTTGTTGTCTGCACCAGTTCATGGTAAACAACCCTACAAGAGGAATGAGGTAAGAATTAAAATGTTCTGTAACGATAAAGATGAATTAaattagtagattttttttgtaaatgaatGTTTTTTGATATTCCTAGttcgtagtatttttttttaagaggaATTCGGAAGCTAATGAAttggacacacttacggcttaagccgagagacgacttaagtcaaaataatgattatgcCATAGACAGACTTggggcttaagccgagaaatggctTAGTGGGAATCTgggaatttagtctaatcattattcaatgcaattcaatatatttctcctcaattattGCTTGGTTGTGGCTGCCGGCCACTTACCATAAgagatctcatcaggtaaaaaATCCACTAGAGCGATCACCCAGTAGAAAACAGACTAAGCAACGCGGGTCAAATACCCCAATTGTTGAATTAAGTTTGAAACATCCTGGCGACAAGAATAATGGATGTTGGATGACGAAGCGAACCGTGGGAAATTTTAGGAGCAATCAGATGCGTATGTATGCCATAAAGGGCCATAAATGTCGTTTTAGAAGTAGGAGAAAGGAGAATCTGCTTGCACTCTGGGTTCTCAGGTTTCGCAGGAGGTTAATGTACAGGGagcgtacagtagactctctcaaattagGGCATAtggaaccgaaatgtcagccgaattagacagaaattctgGCGACAAACttattgaaatgcaacgattttatattcatgtgcatatagatattgagtttacacactcatatataacgtaaattgcatgaaaatccctcaataatgcaaaatcacatcaaaactaagacaaaccatgccaaatttgggcatatttgattcatttaataatcataatcaaacttgaaaaatgacaacaaacttttttcaaatgtaacagctgcccgaattaaaaagtagcccgatcttaaaagagccgaatttgcgagagtctactgtaattaagttaagccgtctctcggattaagtcgtaagtgtgtctagggcataattctGAGTGAAAGCAAACTTACCATTCTGGTTGGCGATTGAAGAGTGCACTAGATGGATGAATGTAGACCACTTGAGAGTCTACTAGGGTCCTGTATCCCTCCTGGGGATCCTTTTTAGCGGCATTCCTGAAGAAGCCCGAACAAATGGCTTTTTGCACCCTCACTGTATTCTTTCCTGCCGAAACCACGTCCAATTTGTGCCTATCCATGATGCCCAGCAGTTGCTTCCTCACGTCTTGGGCTCGTTTCAGTGTACGTATCTGCACAAAGTTCTCGTAACACCAAGCATTGGAGAATTTATTGTTCTTCCAGCTGTTGTAGACAGCCAACAAAGTGAGATGATCTCCCTCAGCTTGATTGAATTTAGCCTTCTTTTGATCGGCCAGAGATTGTTTATCTTTTGGACGATAGAAGACATTCTGCACACTAAGCATTGAGACAATTGTGAGGACTTCATCGGAACAATTTAAAGCCACTGACATAATGAGCATCTTTGAGAGATTTGGCTCAAGCGGAAATTCAGCCATTCGACGTCCAAGACGAGTCAGAAGACCCTCGTCATCGAGGGCTGAAAGGGAATGAAGCTGTTCCAGAGCCATCACCAGGGACTCAACGGGAGGAGCGTCCATAAAATCAAAATGCAGAAGATCATTGATGCCCATTGTCTTGAGCTGCAGCACTGTCATGGAGAGATTGGTACGTTGGATTTCTGGGACAGGCGTTGGAAGCATCTCATCTCGATATGCTCTCTCTGTATACAGTCTATAACACTTTCCAGGTCCAGTTCTACCAGCTCTTCCTGCCCTTTGCTTCGCAGCTGCTTGGGAAATGGGCATTACGACGAGTGAATCCATGCCGGTTTTGGAATTGTAAACCTTTTGTTTGACAAAACCTGGATCCACAACATAGTAAATCCCATCAATAGTCAGGGATGTTTCAGCGATATTTGTGGCAATTACTACTTTTCGACTTCCTGCAGGAGCTGGTTCAAAAATTCTGGTTTGCATTTCTGATGGCAGGGCAGAGTAAACAGGGAGAATAATCAATTCTGGGACATCTGGTCCTAGACTCTTCATTCGCTCATAGAGAATCTCACAGGCAGTGTCAATCTCTTCTTGACCAGTGAGGAAGAGCAGAATGTCTCCTGGTGGTTCCCTCAAATGGATCTGCATTACAGTAATTAGCGATGCATCCAGATAATCTGTTTCAGGTTCCTTGGTATACAACACTTCCACGGAGAATGTTCTTCCGGGGATTGTGAAAATTGGAGCTTCGAAGAAGTATTGGGAAAATTTTACAGCATCTAAAGTCGCTGATGTCACGATGAGTTTCAATTCCGGACGCTTCTGGACAGCTTGTTTGAGAAGCCCAAAGAGGACATCAGTGTGGATGGTTCTCTCGTGAGCCTCGTCCAACATAATTACCGAATATGATTTGAGATCTAGATCCATCAGACACTCTCTCAGCAACATACCATCCGTCATGTACTTGATTATGGTCTCTGGACTGGTGCAGTCCTCAAAACGAATGGTATAGCCAACTTCCTGACCCATTCGGCAACCAAACTCCTCAGCAACACGTTTAGCTACCGACATGGCAGCCACACGTCTGGGCTGAGTACATCCGATCTTCCCACGGGCACTAAATCCACTTTCAGATAGATACTGCGTTATCTGGGTGGTTTTACCACTTCCAGTCTCTCCAATCACAATGAGGATCTGATTGTCATTGACGGCTTTAATGAGATCCTCGCGAAGTTTGAAGATTGGAAGGCTCTGACGTTGTTCAATGAGTGTCATGTCAGTCTTCTTGCCAAAAGATGACTTTTTCCCACCGATCACATGCTTCTTCCATTCAGGCACTTCCTGAGTGGACATTCCAATGCCCCTGACATTAGCTGCTAGGGTCCTACTGTCTTCCTCCGGTAATGGATCAATCCAGTTTTTATTGAGACTCGCCGGAATGGAATCCATTTCCTGTTCACGCTGCAGCATTTTCTGCTCTCGGCGCTCCTTAGCCAGAGCCGATTGCATCATGGCTGCTTGGGCAAGAGATCCATCCGGATTTTTCACTATTCTCACGGGAGATAGATCATGCAAAGCTCTGCCGTGACCAGCCAAAAAAGCTGGTTCCTCTTCAACAATCTCAATTTCAATGTCTGCCTCGTCATTTTCATCCTTGGGCAACAAACCTGTTTCCTCATCAAAATCAGGCAGTTCACTACGATCAATCACCCCCGAAGAGATCATCTGCTTGATCTCCCACCGCTCAGGGCTCGATATTCTTGTGACTTTCTTCCTGGCGACATCTTGTTCATCATTGTCCAGATTCCCTTGGAGATGAAGCATCGAAGTGCCCCCAATGGGTCGATCAGGATTCCTATTTCTAAGATCATTTTCAGCCAAGAGATGAGCGTGGGATGATGGATTGAGATCTCTTCCTGTGTCCTGATCTACATCTCTCATGGACAAGGAAACTTTTTGTCCAGTTACCGAAATCACTTTCACTTTAACATTGGATCCTCTGGATACCACATCAGAGACATTGGTCACTCGTCCCTCTGCTCGAAGCTGGGAAATATGCACTAGACCTTCCCAACGCTTTCTAACTCCCAGAATTTGTACAAAACAGCCAAACTGCACGATATTGGCTACCTTTCCGGAATATATTTTACCAGGTTCTGGATCTTCTTGAAGGGGGGACTGATGTC
Proteins encoded in this window:
- the LOC129801722 gene encoding splicing factor 3B subunit 5, translating into MGDRYNIHSQLEHLQSKYIGTGHSDTTKYEWLTNQHRDSLASYMGHYDLLSYFAIAENESKARVRFNLMERMLQPCGSVPEPDKHED
- the LOC129801668 gene encoding ATP-dependent RNA helicase DHX8 yields the protein MEELTKLEHLSLVSKICTELDNHLGLNDKDLAEFIIDLAEKNPTFPRFKAVLMENGAEFSDSFISNLLRIIQLMKPSAGSSKISVFEVGDKDSLSMKFPGLAIPNKDQKQMLLEDEEEMKEKKVKEKHLEEVNDIFSALEAAALSKSRNVEEKRRRSRSKSREKRREDRRSRRDGSRSRHRDRRTRSRSREWHRSRSRSRDRHRRRSRSRDRRRHRSHSRERRHQSPLQEDPEPGKIYSGKVANIVQFGCFVQILGVRKRWEGLVHISQLRAEGRVTNVSDVVSRGSNVKVKVISVTGQKVSLSMRDVDQDTGRDLNPSSHAHLLAENDLRNRNPDRPIGGTSMLHLQGNLDNDEQDVARKKVTRISSPERWEIKQMISSGVIDRSELPDFDEETGLLPKDENDEADIEIEIVEEEPAFLAGHGRALHDLSPVRIVKNPDGSLAQAAMMQSALAKERREQKMLQREQEMDSIPASLNKNWIDPLPEEDSRTLAANVRGIGMSTQEVPEWKKHVIGGKKSSFGKKTDMTLIEQRQSLPIFKLREDLIKAVNDNQILIVIGETGSGKTTQITQYLSESGFSARGKIGCTQPRRVAAMSVAKRVAEEFGCRMGQEVGYTIRFEDCTSPETIIKYMTDGMLLRECLMDLDLKSYSVIMLDEAHERTIHTDVLFGLLKQAVQKRPELKLIVTSATLDAVKFSQYFFEAPIFTIPGRTFSVEVLYTKEPETDYLDASLITVMQIHLREPPGDILLFLTGQEEIDTACEILYERMKSLGPDVPELIILPVYSALPSEMQTRIFEPAPAGSRKVVIATNIAETSLTIDGIYYVVDPGFVKQKVYNSKTGMDSLVVMPISQAAAKQRAGRAGRTGPGKCYRLYTERAYRDEMLPTPVPEIQRTNLSMTVLQLKTMGINDLLHFDFMDAPPVESLVMALEQLHSLSALDDEGLLTRLGRRMAEFPLEPNLSKMLIMSVALNCSDEVLTIVSMLSVQNVFYRPKDKQSLADQKKAKFNQAEGDHLTLLAVYNSWKNNKFSNAWCYENFVQIRTLKRAQDVRKQLLGIMDRHKLDVVSAGKNTVRVQKAICSGFFRNAAKKDPQEGYRTLVDSQVVYIHPSSALFNRQPEWVVYHELVQTTKEYMREVTTIDPKWLVEFAPSFFRFSDPTKLSKFKKNQRLEPLYNKYEEPNAWRISRVRRRRN
- the LOC129801710 gene encoding mitochondrial ribonuclease P protein 1 homolog, giving the protein MYNFTNIRAFFIRILPTTLSRINLAQNFVIRNSSSQSNLANIANKIQNDPERERKLKVLMLEVDVFRQEGRKAPDPEKLTSDHWNHLLTLKTRSSRQKFYSYLWQIEKKKENARRKREEEKAEIAEKRTEKMKLVAEQEHIVYGLNFTSMFMRIYDSTINMWMNNRLTRAMQFAPKIVIDCSYEEHMNRAEASNCAKQLMLTFAENRQANDPFDLHFCSVNFEACGARLFQKLIPRLLDADFPINVHKQSHLDLFPKERLVYLTPHCRNEMTSYDPDDIYIIGAMVDKRNTDPLSLAKAKRQKLRMAKLPLDKYLQWGSGSGKSLTINQMISILLVLKGTSNWEEALKIVPRRKIEAIESNEEWIEKRLRSLKYSPRS